The following coding sequences are from one Methanofastidiosum sp. window:
- a CDS encoding DUF131 domain-containing protein translates to MYFDRLIIVGFIVILLGIMLIFSGAILSSFRGGPEGRIETGGVLLIGPIPIIFGNSKPLIIISIAGAFILMAAYYLISKGEFI, encoded by the coding sequence ATGTATTTTGACAGGCTTATTATAGTAGGATTTATTGTTATTCTACTAGGCATCATGCTTATTTTTTCTGGGGCAATTCTCTCCTCTTTTAGAGGCGGTCCAGAGGGCCGCATTGAGACCGGCGGAGTATTATTAATAGGTCCAATTCCGATAATATTTGGAAACTCAAAGCCTCTAATAATTATATCAATAGCTGGTGCTTTCATATTAATGGCAGCCTATTATCTGATTTCAAAGGGTGAATTCATATGA
- a CDS encoding tRNA (adenine-N1)-methyltransferase — translation MIQENDRILLLDPRGKKYLITVTSRIFHTNLGKLDLSELVGKSYGDKIKSHMGKNFSIIKPNIIDYIYMMKKMPQTINPDDACQIIANTGISAGDTVVEAGAGSGAVTLLLSYTVFPGKVYSYDINERFLKVAKENLDTYGKGNVEFKLKDIYEGIDEKDVDLVSLDLPEPYRVVGHAYEALRAGGFIFSFSPCIEQVIDFRREVSKYDYSEVKTIESIIREYEVKEKGTRPRTRMLGHTGYLSFARRV, via the coding sequence ATGATACAAGAAAACGATAGGATTCTATTATTAGACCCCAGGGGGAAAAAATATCTAATTACAGTTACAAGTAGGATATTCCATACAAATCTTGGAAAGCTCGATCTCTCTGAATTAGTTGGGAAGTCTTATGGCGACAAGATTAAATCTCACATGGGAAAGAATTTTTCTATAATAAAGCCAAACATTATTGATTATATTTACATGATGAAAAAGATGCCCCAAACTATTAATCCAGACGACGCATGCCAGATTATTGCAAACACCGGTATATCCGCAGGCGATACAGTAGTTGAAGCAGGTGCCGGGTCAGGTGCAGTGACGTTATTATTATCCTATACAGTTTTTCCTGGAAAAGTATATTCTTATGATATAAATGAGCGCTTTCTAAAGGTGGCCAAAGAGAATCTAGACACATATGGGAAAGGAAATGTGGAGTTTAAACTAAAGGATATCTATGAAGGGATAGACGAGAAAGACGTTGACCTTGTTTCTCTTGATCTCCCAGAGCCGTATAGAGTTGTTGGCCACGCCTATGAAGCTTTAAGGGCGGGTGGATTCATATTCTCGTTTTCTCCCTGTATTGAGCAGGTCATTGATTTCAGAAGAGAAGTATCCAAATACGATTATTCCGAAGTTAAAACAATCGAGTCTATTATAAGAGAATACGAGGTAAAGGAAAAAGGCACAAGGCCAAGAACTAGAATGCTTGGCCACACAGGCTATCTGTCATTTGCAAGAAGAGTCTAG
- a CDS encoding CDP-2,3-bis-(O-geranylgeranyl)-sn-glycerol synthase has translation MIEITPLLIFSIIWFILPPYIANMAPAVWGGGPPIDGGRLFYDGKRLFGKGKTIKGAFVGILAGIIISLLQHIALPFPSFGYAILRGFLMGAGAIGGDIVGSFVKRRVNIESGNSAPLLDQLDFMIGAIILVAPLGLPSFEVVLLSIIITPFVHFVSNVVWYLAGKKEVWW, from the coding sequence ACTGCCGCCTTACATTGCGAATATGGCGCCCGCTGTTTGGGGAGGGGGCCCTCCAATTGACGGGGGGAGGCTCTTTTATGATGGTAAAAGATTATTTGGCAAAGGTAAAACCATTAAAGGCGCTTTTGTGGGAATTCTTGCTGGAATAATAATAAGTCTGTTGCAGCATATCGCACTTCCCTTTCCATCTTTTGGATATGCCATCTTGAGAGGATTTTTAATGGGTGCAGGTGCAATTGGCGGAGATATTGTTGGGAGCTTTGTAAAAAGGAGAGTAAATATTGAAAGTGGGAATTCTGCCCCTTTGCTTGATCAGCTTGACTTTATGATTGGTGCAATAATATTGGTAGCACCTCTAGGACTTCCTTCTTTTGAAGTTGTCCTTCTATCTATCATAATAACTCCTTTCGTACATTTTGTGTCTAATGTTGTATGGTATCTTGCCGGGAAAAAAGAAGTTTGGTGGTAA